The following proteins come from a genomic window of Myroides odoratus DSM 2801:
- a CDS encoding Crp/Fnr family transcriptional regulator, giving the protein MIDPSILLRYQGFIKEFDKNETVFSQGEEPRYYYQIVQGKVKMNNYNEDGKEFIQGLFTDGESFGEPPLFCAVNYPANAVTLQPTRILLISKCDFFTLLENEKKSCFAILQALSSRLYYKSIMAPEISSNDSEKRILTLLHYIKDQSNANQTEFQVDLTRQQIADMTGLRVETVIRTIKEIEVKQQIRIRKGKLFF; this is encoded by the coding sequence ATGATTGATCCAAGTATTTTACTTCGTTATCAGGGTTTTATCAAAGAATTTGACAAGAATGAAACGGTTTTTTCTCAAGGAGAAGAACCGCGATACTACTACCAAATTGTACAAGGAAAAGTCAAAATGAATAATTACAATGAAGATGGCAAGGAATTCATCCAAGGGCTGTTTACTGATGGAGAAAGTTTCGGCGAACCTCCGTTATTTTGCGCCGTGAATTACCCTGCCAATGCTGTTACTTTACAACCTACGCGTATCCTCCTCATTAGTAAATGTGATTTCTTTACCTTGTTGGAAAACGAAAAGAAAAGCTGTTTTGCTATTTTACAAGCGCTTTCTTCTCGTTTGTACTACAAGTCGATTATGGCCCCTGAGATTTCGTCTAATGATTCAGAAAAGCGAATACTAACACTCCTTCACTACATCAAAGACCAAAGCAACGCCAATCAAACGGAATTTCAGGTCGATTTAACTAGACAACAAATTGCCGATATGACCGGACTGCGCGTAGAAACGGTCATCCGAACTATTAAGGAAATTGAAGTCAAACAGCAAATTCGAATTAGAAAAGGGAAGTTGTTTTTTTAG
- a CDS encoding GNAT family N-acetyltransferase gives MIRRAHHLDLAAIQQLYTLLFKGMGELEPAYMKEAIQDKAFVESVIRGEQDFALFVVEDEGAIQGFAIAQLQNSPPYNAFVPQRCVYLMDLAVHPTTRGKGYGKALIQHVKEWGIENQVDYFELTVLHRNQQAIALYEREGFQPFSQSMRMRLDAE, from the coding sequence ATGATTAGACGTGCACATCACCTTGATTTAGCTGCCATTCAGCAGTTGTATACCCTACTCTTCAAAGGTATGGGAGAATTAGAACCAGCCTATATGAAAGAAGCCATCCAAGACAAAGCTTTTGTGGAAAGTGTCATTCGTGGAGAACAAGATTTTGCTTTATTTGTTGTTGAAGATGAGGGAGCCATACAAGGATTCGCCATTGCACAACTGCAAAACAGTCCGCCTTACAATGCCTTTGTACCACAACGCTGTGTATACTTGATGGATTTGGCGGTTCATCCTACTACCCGCGGTAAAGGATATGGCAAAGCCTTAATCCAACATGTTAAAGAATGGGGAATCGAAAATCAGGTAGATTATTTCGAATTGACTGTATTACATCGCAATCAACAAGCCATTGCCCTTTATGAAAGAGAAGGCTTCCAGCCCTTTAGTCAATCCATGCGCATGCGTTTGGATGCAGAGTAA
- a CDS encoding AraC family transcriptional regulator, whose product MALFITLDNVRTLYPMEATPTMEGIVVHRQQHQPHQSYSRHNRLFDGLLLGFMLKGTMKLNIHFSTYEIKAGDIAVIPPQIMLETLDLDEEAELVTIGLSLDFITEFPLLREWIMNDQIRWQPIVQLKPEEQALQKELVTLIQRFYHKEPSANKAEMLRHLILVLIYMLVGVYSAIPVAKRVVKNRTHAIIDAFYALLMEHAIEQRQVGFYAEQLHLTPQYLSTFLKQHTGKSVSQWVDHQLVLQAKTLLSASDQSIKEISHHLHFIESSVFSRFFKRMTGISPSSFREQRGVAP is encoded by the coding sequence ATGGCTTTATTCATCACGTTAGATAATGTTCGAACTTTATATCCTATGGAGGCTACGCCAACCATGGAAGGGATTGTGGTACATCGACAGCAGCATCAGCCCCATCAGTCTTATTCGCGACACAATCGATTGTTTGATGGTTTGCTATTAGGGTTTATGCTGAAGGGAACCATGAAGTTAAACATCCACTTTTCAACCTATGAAATTAAGGCGGGCGATATCGCAGTAATCCCTCCACAGATTATGTTAGAAACCTTGGATTTAGATGAAGAAGCAGAACTGGTGACGATTGGTCTTTCGTTGGATTTTATAACGGAGTTTCCCCTATTACGCGAATGGATCATGAATGACCAAATCCGTTGGCAACCGATTGTTCAACTTAAGCCCGAAGAGCAAGCATTACAAAAGGAGTTAGTAACACTCATTCAGCGTTTTTATCACAAAGAACCCAGTGCAAATAAAGCGGAAATGCTCCGCCATTTGATTTTGGTTCTCATTTATATGCTTGTTGGGGTGTATTCTGCGATACCCGTAGCAAAACGTGTAGTTAAAAATAGAACCCATGCTATTATTGATGCTTTTTATGCGTTGCTGATGGAGCATGCTATCGAGCAGCGTCAGGTTGGATTTTATGCAGAACAATTGCATTTAACTCCACAATATCTCTCTACCTTCTTAAAACAACATACCGGAAAGTCAGTTTCTCAGTGGGTGGATCATCAGTTGGTGTTGCAAGCGAAAACGCTATTGTCCGCTTCAGATCAGTCTATCAAAGAAATTAGCCATCATTTACATTTTATAGAAAGCAGTGTCTTTAGCCGTTTTTTTAAACGAATGACAGGCATATCTCCATCCTCGTTTCGCGAACAAAGGGGAGTGGCTCCCTAG
- a CDS encoding TCR/Tet family MFS transporter — protein MKKTEKKAAVGFIFITLLIDITGWGIILPVVPKLIAELTHSTINEAAQYGGWLGFAYAITQFVFAPLVGNLSDQYGRRPILLVSLFGFALDYLLLAFAPSISWLFIGRILAGVTGASISTATAYIADISTDENRTKNFGVIGAAFGLGFVLGPVFGGILGHYGARIPFYVVAVLCLMNWIYGYFILPESLDPHKRRPFEWRRANPIASFRFLLQQPKISKLVLALVLVYIGLHAVQSNWHFFAFYQLNWNERLVGISLGVLGLLLGLVQGVLVRWTVPRLGEERSIYLGLFFYALGLLLFAFTTQSWMMFVFLIPYALGGICGPSLQGVISKSVLPNEQGQLQGALTSLVSATAIVGPPLMTNLFYFSTKEDAVRQFPGAPFLLGSLLMFSSGIIIYRAFRQTNQEV, from the coding sequence ATGAAAAAAACAGAAAAAAAAGCAGCGGTTGGATTTATATTTATTACACTGCTGATTGACATTACAGGGTGGGGCATTATCTTACCTGTGGTTCCTAAATTAATTGCAGAATTAACCCATAGTACAATCAATGAGGCTGCACAGTATGGGGGATGGCTTGGTTTTGCATATGCCATAACGCAATTTGTATTTGCTCCCTTGGTTGGTAATCTCAGTGATCAATACGGAAGACGACCTATTCTATTAGTCTCCCTTTTTGGGTTTGCTTTAGATTATCTCTTGTTGGCTTTTGCTCCGTCAATCAGCTGGTTGTTTATCGGTAGGATTTTAGCAGGGGTAACAGGGGCGAGTATTTCGACAGCAACTGCTTATATTGCCGATATATCAACGGATGAAAATAGAACGAAGAACTTTGGGGTAATAGGTGCAGCTTTTGGGTTAGGCTTTGTTTTGGGGCCTGTATTTGGAGGTATTCTAGGGCATTATGGAGCGCGTATCCCCTTTTATGTTGTAGCTGTTTTGTGTTTGATGAATTGGATTTATGGGTATTTTATTCTTCCAGAAAGTTTAGATCCGCACAAGCGAAGACCTTTTGAATGGCGTAGAGCCAATCCTATTGCTTCTTTTCGCTTTCTACTTCAACAACCGAAGATATCTAAGTTGGTACTCGCGCTAGTTTTGGTTTATATTGGGCTACATGCAGTACAGAGCAATTGGCATTTCTTTGCCTTTTATCAATTGAATTGGAATGAGCGTTTGGTTGGAATCTCATTAGGAGTACTAGGCTTGTTGTTGGGCTTGGTGCAAGGCGTTTTGGTGCGTTGGACAGTTCCGAGATTAGGAGAAGAACGAAGCATCTATCTTGGTTTGTTTTTTTATGCCCTTGGCTTGTTGTTATTCGCTTTTACAACCCAAAGTTGGATGATGTTTGTCTTTCTTATTCCCTACGCATTAGGTGGGATTTGTGGTCCTTCTTTACAAGGAGTTATTAGTAAAAGTGTACTTCCCAATGAGCAAGGGCAATTGCAAGGGGCGCTGACGAGTTTAGTGAGTGCCACTGCAATTGTAGGTCCACCTCTTATGACTAACCTGTTCTATTTTAGCACGAAAGAAGATGCTGTTAGGCAGTTTCCTGGTGCTCCTTTTCTATTGGGATCACTTTTGATGTTTAGTAGTGGAATAATTATTTATCGCGCGTTTAGACAAACCAACCAAGAAGTGTAG
- a CDS encoding TolC family protein, with the protein MRVNRNYIIFLGFLFTLTSFAQDSKVLELATCKQLALDNNRRITKAKRQVDAANQGIKAAKLSAYPMLDASLSGAYLGDPLGGAMNGLIPEKMANAMVSASVPLYAGGKLRDGVKASKSQQHIATQTVAMTEREVLFETEKTYYEVVKLQEKEKLAQEYITLLEALEQDVKNSYEVGLTYKNDLLKVQVALTNARAGLTKVQDGQYLSQLALKQLIGFNQSEEIEVNYRLDMTEYTTLISDEQRENSILARPEIQILEEVTHLENLQAKMLKSEYYPTVALSMIGISGFGEGINFTNGKDNLTSYVGLVSIEIPVFDWGKRGAKAKEQRLKALAAEEELEQTKELLYLEVRNAEIGVSQAREDLKSSELALGQSTENRRIVQDRFEAGTIVSKDVLEANALWQEAFSQVIEAKIVYLIQLANLNRIL; encoded by the coding sequence ATGAGAGTAAATCGCAATTATATCATATTTCTAGGCTTTCTGTTTACATTAACTTCTTTTGCACAAGATTCTAAAGTACTTGAATTGGCAACGTGTAAGCAGTTAGCCCTAGATAATAATAGAAGAATAACCAAAGCAAAACGACAAGTAGATGCAGCAAATCAAGGAATAAAAGCCGCGAAATTAAGTGCCTATCCCATGCTTGATGCCTCGTTGTCTGGTGCTTATTTAGGTGATCCTTTAGGAGGAGCCATGAATGGCCTGATACCCGAAAAAATGGCCAATGCGATGGTATCGGCAAGTGTACCCTTATATGCAGGGGGCAAATTAAGAGATGGGGTAAAAGCAAGTAAATCTCAACAACATATAGCGACTCAAACAGTCGCAATGACAGAAAGAGAAGTCTTGTTTGAAACAGAGAAAACCTATTATGAGGTAGTCAAATTACAAGAAAAAGAAAAGTTAGCTCAAGAGTATATTACGTTGTTAGAAGCGTTGGAACAAGATGTTAAGAACAGTTATGAAGTGGGACTAACGTATAAGAATGATCTGCTCAAAGTACAAGTGGCTTTAACGAATGCTAGAGCAGGGTTAACCAAAGTACAAGATGGACAGTATCTCTCTCAATTAGCATTAAAACAACTCATTGGGTTCAATCAAAGTGAAGAAATAGAGGTAAACTATCGCTTGGATATGACGGAGTATACCACGCTAATTTCAGATGAACAACGAGAGAATTCAATTTTAGCTCGTCCAGAAATACAGATTCTGGAAGAAGTAACTCACTTGGAAAACCTACAAGCGAAGATGCTCAAATCGGAGTATTATCCAACGGTTGCTTTGAGTATGATTGGAATCTCTGGTTTTGGAGAGGGCATTAATTTCACCAATGGGAAAGATAATTTGACTTCCTATGTTGGGTTGGTTAGTATTGAAATTCCCGTATTTGATTGGGGGAAAAGAGGGGCGAAGGCTAAAGAACAACGCTTAAAAGCCTTAGCCGCAGAAGAGGAATTGGAACAGACGAAAGAACTCTTGTACTTGGAGGTGCGAAATGCAGAAATAGGAGTGAGCCAAGCGCGAGAAGATTTGAAATCTTCAGAACTTGCTTTGGGGCAGAGTACAGAGAATAGACGTATTGTTCAAGATCGCTTTGAAGCAGGCACCATTGTAAGCAAAGATGTGTTGGAGGCCAATGCGTTATGGCAAGAAGCGTTTAGTCAGGTGATTGAAGCTAAGATTGTCTATTTGATTCAGTTGGCTAATCTGAATCGCATCTTGTAA
- a CDS encoding GNAT family N-acetyltransferase, translating into MEVHIETERLLIRPLLPTDVEGMFDLDSNAEVHLYLGNHPVQSKEEIVEVIAFIRQQYVDNGIGRWAMVDKETQDFIGWTGFKYVTEETNKHIHYYDLGYRLRQQYWGKGIATEAAIACLAYGFNQLDFQEVFAMADCGNDGSNKILTKLGFTCMETFDLDGIPHHWYRLDKASFEKRK; encoded by the coding sequence ATGGAAGTACATATTGAAACAGAGCGCCTATTGATTCGCCCTTTATTACCCACAGATGTGGAAGGGATGTTTGATTTAGATTCCAATGCAGAAGTGCACCTGTATTTGGGAAATCACCCCGTACAAAGCAAAGAAGAAATAGTGGAGGTAATCGCATTTATCCGACAACAATATGTAGATAACGGTATTGGACGTTGGGCTATGGTGGATAAGGAAACACAAGATTTTATTGGTTGGACGGGGTTTAAATATGTCACAGAAGAAACCAATAAACACATTCATTACTATGACTTGGGTTATCGCTTGCGTCAGCAATACTGGGGGAAAGGCATCGCTACAGAAGCAGCAATTGCCTGTTTAGCTTATGGGTTTAATCAACTTGATTTTCAAGAGGTATTTGCCATGGCTGATTGTGGGAATGACGGTTCCAATAAGATTTTAACCAAGCTTGGATTTACTTGTATGGAAACGTTTGATTTAGACGGAATTCCCCATCATTGGTATCGATTAGATAAAGCATCTTTTGAAAAGAGAAAATAA